In Plasmodium relictum strain SGS1 genome assembly, chromosome: 7, the genomic stretch tttactcAGATTTACATAATAATCtatcttattttttcatataaatatatgtaatattataaaaggtaatttaatttttacaaaaCGGTGTAAAActtattttatgaaaatacacataaattttatagaaaataataaattttaaatttctttaatttttaaaggtGAATATTTTAAGCTAATTTAGTTTTCTTAGAAGTGAAATTCctgtaaaaaatatttcttttagaAATGTTTAGTTACTAATTACATgacaatattaaaaaaaaaattttatttttgtttacaAAGTAATGTCATTATTGTTACTGATTAcatcatatatttataacttTTCTGGTAGTTAttatattcttatttataGCAAAATTAAGTATCTTCTATTTTtagttatataattatatattaacgTTAAAACATTTTATGTCCTTTATAatgagaaaataaaaaaaataaaaaaaatcattatcataatattgtatgataaaatattatttttataaaataacacTAAAacttaagaaaaaattactatatataaattttattatatatattttttttttattaactttatattttgttttatttttattttttttttttttttttaaagtatacaattaaaagagaaaaagataaataaactaatttattatttttataatattattgtaTGTTACAAGAATGGTTTATAAggttaaattttaaatgaaaaataataaagaaataaaattaatttaccGGACcttaaatgataatttttttgttatcaaTAAACCTGTTAACTGGactttaaaaaagaaaaaagtaattagagatataaaattttccAAATGTTCAGAAGAttataataaagaagaaaataaaaatgaagatactaaatacataaatgttttaaaaaaccTAAGCAATTctgaaaaaaatacatttttattcaCTAATTCAtcatcatatttttataataattttaatttcaatttaaatgaaagtaATTCAAAAGCTAAAGATAAGGAAAATGTAAATgattataaaagaattttacataataaatttatagaaaaatattatttagaaTCTATATTAAAATGTGAAACAAAAACGgatatttattttccttaTAAGTTACCCATTTATATGAGTGGACTAGTAATATGTTGCCGggattattatatttataaaaaatttttacaaatgattgatgaaaataaattaataaggaAATATAGatgtttaataaataatccttttgtttttattcataataaACGAAATGATTACaagaaagaagaaaatgcaaaagaaaatttaaaaccTTTGGAAAATAAATTCaatcaaaataaatatgttaataaaattaatgatagGCAAATTTGCAAAAAGGTGTACTTATCAAACATTAGTTCGTTATTGGCGCAAAAAGAAGTGAGTGAAATGTTtccattttataatttttttgataataattCTTATTCTTCAAGTTACTGGTATAATATAACTAACTTAGAAATTGAGAAATTGAATGAAAAACTAAGTTTTCTTttagaaaatgataaaagaGAAAGTACATCCAAAATGGAAAGGAAATCTGGCATTGACacagaaaaagaaaataatgattattttattaatgcatatttaaagaaaagtCAACCTATAAAAAGtcttactaatttttttagttatatttttaataatgttataaatgatttttcatatttaaaaagaggGAAAAACATTATTGAAGAGTTTGAAGAACAAAAGGATCAAGAAATTATGATCTTCTACAATAGTACAcataaaaaaagtgaaaaggAATTAAAAATTTGCGACAATATATATAACCTAAATTTAAAGCATTTATacaattcaaaaaaaagaatactATTTCCATTATctctattttttaatgagggaaatttctttttttttgataaagaaataagtaaaaattcattaaaattttcaatgatctataaaataaaaaattataaaaaatatttagaaaaaaatatatttttaaataatgaaaagagTATAAACTACAATCTTGAAAACtttgataatatttttttgattgaATTTATCTTGTTAAATAACCATAAACCTGATCTTATAAGGTTCTTTTTTAGTGAAACAAGTACACCtataataaatgataatatattctataaaaataattttaaaaatgatattattaatgagctaatattaataaaggaaaataataatttacataTAAATTCAAGTATTTTTGAAGATAAGTATAGTGATAATTCACATATATTTTctgatgaaaaaataaaagattataataaaaaatataatgataatttattagataaatataaactaaataaaaatgctTTTACTATACCTGATgataattctttaaataatgtaaatgaaaaagtgaaactaaatttaaataattattttataaatgaaacTAAGAATTCAATTGATGATAATGATTATCACAAATATAATACAAACAAAAAGTTtccaaaaaataataatttatgtttAGAATTATATCAGTTACAATTTTGTGATCCTATTAACAatgattttataaaaatagaaaattctTTGTCTACTTCAtggatttaattttttttgtgaaaatatattttttatgaataattatttttatactcTTATTatgttattaaaattattttagattaaatatatttttatatctttgctattatttaaaattttaatatattttattttttttttttttattatgtaaaCCACAGTTTTTAAATTCTTAATCGTAcataattcctttttttctattttagcAAAATATTTagttcttttcttttttttaaaagttcctttatttttactatattacaacatatattttttacaaaaaaaaatatcaaaatgtTTTTGTTATGAATTAGTTCAGTTTATTATAAGACCATAGTTTTaacattatttattaaatttgaCAATAATCCTTTATacattctttttaattaatattaaatgaattttaaatttaaattaatattttattaaattcattatttttattttattttattttttttatttctttaatattaacattttttaatcaatttttttttaaatgttataattatcaattttaacaaaaaaaaaaaaaaaaaaaatttatatatatatatatactcaaaagtataaataagaattgataatttttttcaatttattaaaattattactggaattatatgaaagaagatacatatatatattaattatttttattttataaattataatgttaaaaataacaaGAGAAAGGAGAAAATACAGAATAAACAACCCTTATGATGAATCAGAAAAAATAGCTAttaaacaaaagaaaaatgaagaattaaaaaagaaggCCGAACATCAATTAGAAAGTAGTactaaagaaaataatgctgctgaaaattttattaaaatatacaataaatatttagaaaaaaatgatgacattgaaaaatataaaagggaaaataaagaaatagaagaatcaaaaaaaaaaacagtaagtagaaagaaaataaaaaagttaaattataaattaaaaaaaaatagtctCATAGaaaaactaataaaaaaaagagccCTTATTAAAGCAAATGAAGCTTTATTAAAttcatcaaataaaaataataaagatttctctttaaatacaaatgatgaaaaataCCTGAAGcttattgaaaataaaaataatgtgcATAAAGGAAATTCAAAAATGAACACTAAGAAAAATagtaatttcaaaaaaaagaaagatgaTATTGTGAATgaatatgataaaataattaattctaataattatttacaaAATCCTCTTGAATTtgctaaaaatattataaaaaaaaaaaaaaaaatagaatctATATCATGACTAGAATTATATTTAGAAAcgattattttatttacaataaTGTTTGTccaataaattaaatatatgttttttttttttttttaaaacacaaaAATCCTTTAGTTAAATtaatagtatatatataaatcctttttattttatttttataaaataatatacttttttgtagacaaaaattatattgatTAATTTTAAggattttgtttattttatgtatgtcttttttaatcatttttatattattttatattattattatttttttttttttttttcaaattatgtttatatattaacttatttgttttctttaaaaaattttattaatacaaaaaaatataaacattcTTCGATTAAATTACATacaccaaaaaaaaaaaaaaaatatataaaggaagaaaaataaaacatgAAATATTTGCGTTAAAGatacattttattatttatataaaaaattattttctataaaatatgtttcaatttttttatttattgtaacttattttattctttttttttttgtttcctattaaagaatataactcagcttataaaaaattattagaagaaataataaacCAAAATATgacatattaaaaaaaaaaaagataaattaataaatttaattttatatctctaacaaatttaattttttatttgcttTTTTGGAGATTCTTCAactttcttatttttaaatttattttgaatGTAATTATgcataattttttgtaattcgATATTTTCTTTCAAACCGGGTTgctcatttaaaattttctcaTCAATTTCTAATTCTTGTCTCCAATTTCTAGGTATTTCAactcttttataatttttaagtatatCTGGCATTTTGTAGTTtcctttttctctttttagtACATCTTCCCTTGCTTTTTCTAGAATTTCCTTTTCTTCAAGAAGTAGTTTTAGATAATCCGGTCTATCAATATATTCcaaatcaaaaaaatttataggCAAGTTATTATTAACAGCTATTTGTGCTTTTTTTGCTAATTCATAATCAAATTCAACCATTGCATTTACATTTTCTTGAGTTAATTTTGCTCTAGGTCTtgttattaatttcatttctAATAATTGAGAAACAACCATTACAcctttagataaaaaaaaaaaaaaagaaattaaaaatctttttaaaataataataaaattataaaatatataaaaaatatatataatttttataataatatatgaaaagCCATTGCTCATCTTAGCATTTCATTTGTTATATTATAGGTGTAAGTAAATGAATGCTAATTAATGGGAAAATAcaatttaaagaataaaattattaatataaatttttttttttaattagttTTTATACCTGGATGAGATATAAATGTTGTTTTATTTTGACGAACACCAAATGATACTAAAACATCACACACTTTATTAGATAAAAACTGAACACTTctaaatatcatttttttaatttgtttaaaATTGATACAAAAAAGGgtataataaaaagtttataaaagaatttaataaaaaaaaaaatatatataaatatatatatatatatatatatatatatatatatatatatatatatatatacgtcaatttaaaattgttaagttcatattattatttataacttttatatttcaaatctttttctttttttttatttatataaacataaaaactatattaaaaaataagaaaataacaaaaatgttatttatttgttaattatgtgataaatataataaaaaataaatctacTATtcagtttttattttttttttatttttttaataaatgatttttttttttaaattatgagAAAAACTGCaaagaaatttatataaattcaaGCAATCttattaagaaataatatttcatatgcataaaaaaaaaaaaaaactgaaaatgtatgaatttttataaagtgATAAAAACATAAGAATGATAATTTCATATAAGTTTGATAagattagaaaaaaaaaaaaaaattgtgaataaaaaattttcactacttaaatttttatacattttcTGTTATAACATTTTAAACAATATTTGCATAAACTTGTTTATACTTTTCATGAGTTGAATGACCAGATATTTAAACAATCACATTAgaaaattttgttatttaatatttcttttttttttttttattattatacaatgaatttaatattattaaatttttttttttttcttttgaattTTAAGATATTAAATTCCttttaataagaaaattttttcataaagcTAATTTTAGAAATCTACGatgttatataaatatgtatatatatataattttcttttctttattGTTTTTGTTCTGTATGTGCATAAAATTAAGTTGTTTTggtttcaaaaaaaaaaaaaaaaaaaaaaaagggtaataaaatatattatttacgCACATATTTGTTAGTATATTTAagatagttttttttttttttatgtctACAAAAAGtcttaaattaaaaatattaacattttttcttttcatcatttttccTAATTATGATAgaactaatttttttaaaatgcatatttttcatctttgtattatatatgctttataaaaaataaacaaaattattatacaaattttattttattgttttgTTAGATTTCTCTCTAGACAttgatttatttatattttttttaactaataaaatgaaaattcctaatattttattttaatatatatttcaattttgTTTGATAAAGTCATCTCAAATTGATTATCTTGTGTTAGACATTTACagcatttcttttttttttttattactttaattttttatttatttgaaataacatatatatgtatattttattacatttttgtttttttttattcattttataaaaaatttttaataataacatatgtgaaattttttaatattctcaattttgttttataaaatgaataatgtATTGGAAGGAAAACTTTTTAtgaaagaaatagaaaaaaaaacattagaATGTAGAGAAGAAAACGAAATTTTAGTTTTAAAACTATGTGAATTATCTAATGCTGTATACccaatatataataaaatatttggtAATGGTTTTTTAGGTGATACTCTAAAAAaggatttaaaaaattcttccCTTAGAGTTCAAAAAGCTATTGAAAAAGTTCCTGAAGAAACAAAATATGTTTCAAAAAtgtattcatataatttaaaaaagtatgaaagtttagataaattaaaaaaagatatggACAATggaataattaattttttgtggATGAAAAGAGCTTTGGaatttattattgtttttcTTGAAAAATGTTATGTAACaaaattttcttctaaatTAAGTATATGTGCTCAAGAAGCATATGAAGAAGTACTAAAAAGTTATCATAACTACGTAACTATTAATTTAGTTAAATTGGGAATCAAATTATCTCCATCAAGAGAAAATTTAACTAAAAAACTTGGTTTTGAATCAAATGAGGAAGCAAAACTTGTTAttcaaaaatttattttaataacgAAACCATTAATTAATGATATTTCAAAAAccatagaaaaatataactgTAACTTTGAGGacaaagtttaaaaaaaagcaaaaaattaAGGAATAATAATAACTAATATTTCAGTATtcatttgtttatttattatttttaattttttttttttttcttttcatttttatcatttcacttaattttaattaatatattttgtaataTTACCActataatcattttttttttttgtttgtttttatctttatttgtttaattaaaaatattctaaGCAACCttgtaaatgaaaattatttaccctgttttaaaattaaaatagagACTTTTtgaatacatatatataataattaaaatatattttaatatatataaaatttactgtctttatgaaaataaatattaaagagGTATTACAATAaagttttattataataaaaataaaactaaaatACTCGCAGCAATTTTACATAACTTCTCTTGGAAAcaaatcatttaaaaaaaaaaaaaaaaattaatacagattttcattaatttttttttttttttttttatattatgattactatataaatatatactttaaaaatttaaattaaagaaaatatatataaaaaatatgaaattaaaaatgaaaattataaaatacaacaatttaaaaaaaaattgcagTAGTAGTAGTACATTgacaaattaaaatatattttttaacaatagttaatttattaatgttTTAATAAAGCAGACAAACATCAATAAGTaactaattaataaattaaaaaaaaaaaaaaaaattgaataaataaaaaaaaattttaaaaaaagaacatgaaaatttaaaaaaaaaaagaaattaactttagtacaattttttaaaaataagggCAAAggaaagataaaaatattaaaatgtgataataaaatttaaaaaaaaaggaaaaatttcttaaaaaaaaaatgatttgttaataaaaaaaatggacGCTGAAAAAGATAACAAAAATGACGAATGGGAATTACATCCATTATTCTTATCAAAAATTCCTAGTAAAAAtgatatagataaaaattcAGCTCTTTCTGCTTTAATAAGTATAAttaatgaagaagaagaaaaagaaatatttaattacgAACCTAGAAgaaaaaacttaaaaaaaaggataacGGAAAAAGGAGAA encodes the following:
- a CDS encoding glycolipid transfer protein, putative, translated to MNNVLEGKLFMKEIEKKTLECREENEILVLKLCELSNAVYPIYNKIFGNGFLGDTLKKDLKNSSLRVQKAIEKVPEETKYVSKMYSYNLKKYESLDKLKKDMDNGIINFLWMKRALEFIIVFLEKCYVTKFSSKLSICAQEAYEEVLKSYHNYVTINLVKLGIKLSPSRENLTKKLGFESNEEAKLVIQKFILITKPLINDISKTIEKYNCNFEDKV